The following nucleotide sequence is from Streptomyces pactum.
GGGGTTCACCTCCGGATCGACCGCGGCCACCAGCACCAGCCGGTCGGCGGCGGCCGGCAGCGCGTCGAAGCTGACCCGGATCGCCGCCCTGTCCGGCGCCGCGGCCGGCACCGCGCGGACCGAGCCGTCCGGGGTCCTCGGGTTGTTGAAGAAGACGAAGTGGTCCTCACTCAGCACCCGGTCGCCGCGGCAGACGAGCGCGCAGACGTCCAGCGCGACGTCGCCGGACCACATCATGCCCAGCACGTTGTGGTCGCCGGGCGGGTCCGCGGGGGCGGGTCGCGGCGGCACCGGGGCGGCCCGTCCGCCGTCCCCCAGCCGGCCGCGGAGCCCGTGCCGGTGCAGCAGGTCCACCAGTTCGGGGCCCGCGATGAGCTCCAGCGGCTTGCCCCGGGCGAAGGTGTGCGAGCCGGGGCCGAACCCCGAGGTGGTGACCAGCACCCCCTTGTTGGCCCCGGTGTCCTGGACGGTGCCGTACAGGTCGCGCACCGCCGTGGGCGGCACGGTGTTGCGGTACCGCTTCACCTGGACCACGATCCTGCCGCCCCTGATCGGGGCCGGGTCCAGCGCCTCGACGTCCACCCCGCCGTCGTTGGAGCGCTGGGTGGTCACCGCCCGCATCCCCATGGCGCGGAACAGGTCGGCTATCAGGGACTCGAAGGCGATCGGGTCCATGCCGTACAGATCCGGCTCCTGGTCGCCGCCGGGGCCGGCCGCGGGCACGGCGACGTCCTGGGGCCGCCGGCCCGGCCGTACCGCGGCGAGCTGGTCGGGCCGGGCCGCCAGCTGCCCCCGCAGCGCGTCGGTGAGGCAGCTGACCGCGTCCACCTGCTCCAGCTGCAGCTCGGTGAAGACGGCCCGGGGGGCCATGACGGTCGCCAGGAAGATGTGCGCCTGCCGGCCGGTCGCCGGGTCGCGGGCGTCCACGAAGCCGTTGAGCGCGACCGAGTCCAGGGCGCCGTGCTCGTCCGCCGCGAAGAGCTGGTGCAGCACGAGCAGCATGGTCTGCGCCAGCACCTGCCGGTACAGGGCGCGGCGCCGGGTCACCGGGCGGGCCGTCTCCTTGTACCGGTCCTCGGCGGCCACGTACCGGACCGCCTTCGCCTCCGGGACGACGTCGTACCCCGGGAGCTCCCAGTCCAGCACCAACTGCCGCGCCGCCGGGTCGAAGGCCGCCGTCACCCGGCACGGGAAGGCCTCCGGGCGGCCCGTCGAGAGGTGCAGGGCGGCGGAGAAGTACTCCACGACACAGCCGGGGTCGCCCCGCCGGACCCCCTCGGTCACCTCGGCGACGCCGGCGTTGTGCCGGGCCACCTCGTCCCGCACGGCCTGCGCCCGCGCCTCGTGGTCCTGCCGCAGCGCCGCCAGCCGCTGCTGCCGCTGGGTCTCGGCGGCCTGCGCGGCGTACCAGTCGTGCTCGAACCGGGCCCGCGCCTCGGCCTGCGCCTGTGCCCTCCGGCCGGCGGTCCAGCCGCCCTGTGCCTGGTAGCGGGCCGGGTCGGGCATGGGCACCGGCCGGGCCAGCTGCCCGGGGTCGAAGGGCGGGTACTCCGCCACCCGCGTCAGCGACGCGGCCCGGAAGGCCGGGGCCCGGCAGCCCGCCGCCAGCAGCCCCTCCAGGGCCGCGACCTCGGCGTCCAGCTCCTCGGTCCGCCGCCTGGCCTCCGCCTGCCCGTACTCCCGCAGGCTGCGCTGGTGGGCCCGCGCCCGCCGTTCCTCCTCCCGCCGGAGTCGCGCCTCGGCCTCCGCCTGACGCTGCTGCTGACGCTGGATCTCGGCCCAGGCACCGACGAAACCGGCAGAGCGACGACTCATCCGTTACAGGCCCTCCCCAGGACGTCGGCACCGCCGACCACACCCCCCGGTCACAGCCCCCCGCGACCAGGAGTAACGGCACCACTGTAACGAGCCGTCGGCACCCGGGACATCGGCCCGGCGGAGGAGCGGGGCCGCCGGTGCCGCGGGGCGCCGCGCGCCGCGCCCGGGAGCCCGGCCCTCCCTGCCCGGGAACGGCGCGCCGGCCCCGCGCGGGACGGAGGGCCCCGGGACGGACCCGCTGCGGGGCTCAGGGACGGCCCCACGGCGGGCCCGGTCCCACACGGCGGGGCTCCGGGGCGGGCTCACGGCCGGGCCGCGGCCGTGAGCCCGCCCCGGAGCCGGGAAAGGCCCGGGCCCCCGATGGGGGGACCCGGGCCCGGGCAGTCCGTCACCGGATGCCGCGGCTCACCCGCTCAGTGGGTGTGCCCGCTCGCGACCGGCGCGCCGTTCTTCACCGTCAGCGGCAGCAGCTTCTTCCCCGTCGGGCCGACCTGGATGTGGGTGTCCATCTGAGGGCAGACCCCACAGTCGAAGCACGGCGTCCAGCGGCAGTCCTCGACCTCGGTCTCGTCGAGGGCGTCCTGCCAGTCCTCCCACAGCCAGTCCTTGTCCAGACCGGAGTCGAGGTGGTCCCAGGGCAGGACCTCCTCGTAGCCGCGCTCGCGGGTGGTGTACCAATCGACGTCCACGCCGAACTGGGGCAGCGTCTTGGCGGCGCAGTCCATCCAGCGGTCGTAGCTGAAGTGCTCGCGCCAGCCGTCGAAGCGCCCGCCGTCCTCGTAGACCGCCCGGATCACCGCGCCGACGCGCCGGTCGCCGCGGGAGAGCAGGCCCTCGACGATGCCCGGCTTGCCGTCGTGGTAGCGGAAGCCGATGGAGCGGCCGTACTTCTTGTCGCCGCGGATCTTGTCGCGCAGCTTCTCCAGCCGGGCGTCGGTCTCCTCGGCGGACAGCTGCGGCGCCCACTGGAACGGGGTGTGCGGCTTGGGCACGAACCCGCCGATGGATACGGTGCAGCGGATGTCGTTGGACTTCGCCACCTCACGGCCCTTGGCGATCACCTTGGTGGCCATGTCGGCGATCTGCAGCACGTCCTCGTCGGTCTCGGTGGGCAGGCCGCACATGAAGTACAGCTTCACCTGCCGCCAGCCGTTGCCGTAGGCGGTGGCGACGGTCCGGATGAGGTCGTCCTCGGAGACCATCTTGTTGATGACCTTGCGGATGCGCTCCGAGCCGCCCTCGGGGGCGAAGGTGAGACCGGAGCGGCGGCCGTTGCGGGTCAGCTCGTTGGCGAGGTCGATGTTGAACGCGTCCACCCGGGTGGAGGGCAGCGACAGGCCGATCTTGTCGTCCTCGTAGCGGTCCGCGAGGCCCTTGGCGATGTCGCCGATCTCGCTGTGGTCGGCGGAGGACAGCGACAGCAGGCCGACCTCCTCGAAGCCGGTCGCCTTCAGGCCCTTGTCCACCATCTCGCCGATGCCGGTGATGGTCCGCTCCCGCACCGGGCGGGTGATCATGCCCGCCTGGCAGAACCGGCAGCCCCGGGTGCAGCCGCGGAAGATCTCCACGGACATCCGCTCGTGCACGGTCTCGGCGAGCGGCACCAGCGGCTGCTTGGGGTACGGCCACTCGTCGAGGTCCATCACGGTGTGCTTGGACACCCGCCACGGCACGCCGGAGCGGTTCGGCACCACGCGGCCGATGCGGCCGTCCGGCAGGTACTCGACGTCGTAGAAGCGCGGGACGTACACGCCGCCGGTGCGGGCCAGGCGGAACAGCAGCTCCTCACGGCCGCCCGGCCGACCCTCGGCCTTCCACGCCCGGATGATGTCGGTGATCTCCAGGACGGCCTGCTCGCCGTCGCCGATGACGGCGGCGTCGATGAAGTCCGCGATCGGCTCCGGGTTGAACGCGGCGTGGCCGCCGGCGAGCACCACCGGGTCGTCCAGGGTGCGGTCACGCGCCTCCAGCGGGATGCCCGCCAGGTCCAGCGCGGCGAGCATGTTGGTGTAGCCCAGCTCGGTGGAGAAGCTGAGCCCGAAGACGTCGAACGCCTTGACCGGCCGGTGGCTGTCCACGGTGAACTGCGGCACGCCGTGCTCGCGCATCAGCGCTTCGAGGTCCGGCCACACGCTGTAGGTGCGCTCGGCGAGCACGCCCTCACGCTCGTTGAGGACCTCGTAGAGGATCATGACGCCCTGGTTCGGCAGGCCGACCTCGTAGGCGTCGGGGTACATCAGCGCCCAGCGGACGTCGCAGGCGTCCCACTCCTTCACGGTGGAGTTGAGCTCACCACCGACGTACTGGATCGGCTTCTGCACGTGCGGGAGCAGGGCCTCTAGCTGTGGGAAGACCGATTCGGCAGGCATGTGGCGGAAAACCTTCATCGTCGGGCAGGGGCGACTCTCTAGCGTAACCCGCTCCCGGCCCTCCACCGGCACGGCCGATCCCCCGCCCGGGACCCCGCCGGGAGCGGCCGGCGCGGGCCGGACGGACGGCGGGCGGACGGCGTACGGACGGCGGGCGGCAGCGGGACACGGCACCGCCGGGAGGGAACGGCCGGGAGGGACCGGCCGGAGGCGGGAACGGCGACGGCCCGGCCGGAGGGGCCGGGCCGTCGCCGTCGGCGGGGGCACCGCGCGCGGTCGCGCCGGATGCGGGCGCGCGCCGGTCAGGCCGCTATGGGGCGCTGCACCTTGATCGACTGGAGCAGCCCGACCGCTATCCAGACGGCGAACATCGACGAGCCGCCGTAGGAGACGAACGGCAGCGGCAGGCCGGCGACCGGCATGATCCCCAGCGTCATCCCGATGTTCTCGAACGACTGGAAGGCGAACCAGGCGATGATGCCGGCGGCCACCACGGTGCCGTACAGCTCGGTGGTCTCCCGGGCGATGCGGCAGGCGCGCCACATCACCACTCCTATCAGCACGATGATCAGCCCGGCGCCGAGGAAGCCCAGCTCCTCGCCGGCGACCGTGAAGACGAAGTCGGTCTGCTGCTCGGGCACGAACTGGCCGGTGGTCTGGGTGCCCTCGAACAGGCCCTTGCCGGTGAGTCCGCCGGAGCCGATGGCGATGCGCGCCTGGTTGGTGTTGTAGCCCACGCCGGCCGGGTCCAGGGCCGGGTTGGCGAACGCGGCGAACCGGTCGATCTGGTACTGGTCCAGCACGCCGAGCTGCCAGACCAGCACCGCGCCCGTCACCGCCGCGCCGATCAGTCCGGCGATCCAGCGGTTGGAGGCGCCGGAGGAGAGCAGCACCGCCAGCACGATCACCGCCATGACCATCACCGAGCCGAGGTCCGGCATGAGGAGCACGATCGCTATCGGCACCGCGGCCAGGCCGAGCGCCTGGAGCACCGTGCGGTGGTCGGGGTCGGGGCGGTCCCCGGCGTCCACCCGGGCGGAGAGCAGCATCGCCATGCCCAGGATGATGGTGATCTTGGTGAACTCGGAGGGCTGGATGGAGAACCCGCCACCGATCACGATCCAGGCGTGGGCGCCGTTGATGGTGGTGCCCAGCGGGGTGAGCACCGCCAGCACCAGGACCACCGAGAGGGCGTACAGGATGGGGACCGCGCCGCGCAGGGTGCGGTGGCCCAGCCAGACGGTGGCCACCGCGAGCCCGATCCCGATGCCGGTGTTGAGCACGTGGCGCATCAGGAAGAAGTACGGGTCGCCCTGGTTCAGCTCGGTGCGGTTGCGGGTGGCGGAGTAGATGAGCACCGCGCCGATCGCGGAGAGCGCGACGGCGGACAGCAGCAGTATCCAGTCCAGTCGGCGCACGATGGAGTCGCGTGCGGTGAGCTTGCTCCAGGTGCCGGGCTCGGGGGCGTAGCGGCGGATGGGGTAGCCGGAGGGGGAGGCGGTCACTGCGGCTTGCCTCCGCCCAGCCCGACGGCCTTGTAGGTCCTGCCGAAGGGCAGGGACTCGATGGTGCCGTCCCGCTCGATCCTCGGCAGCTTGGCCTGCGGCTGCGGCAGCAGGGCCTTCTTCCGGTCGATCTTGCCCTGCTTGTCCACGCCGTAGAGGGCGTTGTAGATGTTGCGGACGGCCGGGCCGGAGGCGCCGGAGCCCGTACCACCCTGCGAGATCGTCATCACGATCGTGTAGTCCTTGGTGTACGTCGCGAACCACGAGGTGGTCTGCTTGCCGTAGACCTCGGCGGTACCGGTCTTGGCGTGCATCGGGATCTTGTCCTGCGGCCAGCCGACGAACCGCCAGGCGGCGGTGCCGCGGGTGGCCACACCCGCGAGGGCCTCGTTTATCTTCTTCCGGGTCGGCGCGTCCATCGGCAGCTTGCCGCGGACCTGGGGCTTGATCTCCCGGACCTTCTTGCCGTCGGCGCTGATGATCGCCTTGCCGACGGTGGGCTTGTGCAGGGTGCCGCCGTTGCTGATCGCGGCGTAGATGCTCGCCATCTGGATCGGGGTGACCAGGGTGTCGCCCTGTCCGATGGAGTAGTTGACGGAGTCACCGGCGCGCATCTTCATGCCTTCGAGGCAGTTCTCGTAGGCGATCCGCTCGGCGTAGTCGCCGTCCTTCTTCCCGTCCTTGCACCAGGTCTTCTGGTTGGCCTTCCAGTAGTCCCGCTTCCACTTGCGGTCCGGGACGCGGCCGGTGACCTCGTTGGGCAGGTCGATGCCGGTCTCCTTGCCCAGGCCGAACTGGTGGGCGGTCTTGTAGAACCAGTCGGCGGGGTTCTTCTTGGGGTCGCTGCCGCCGTCCTTGCGCCACTCCTGGTGGGCCAGGGAGTAGTAGACGGTGTCGCAGGAGACCTCCAGGGCCTTGCCGAGGCTGATGCTGCCGTGGCCGGCGGACTCGAAGTTCTTGAAGACCTGGCCGCCGATGCTGTACGAGCTGGGGCAGGGGTAGGGCCCCTCGAAGGTGTAGCCGGCGTTGACCGCGGCGGTGGTCGGGATCACCTTGAAGATGGAGCCGGGGGCGGCCTGGCCCTGGATGGCCCGGTTGAGCAGCGGGTAGTTGGAGTCGTCTCCGGTGAGGCGCTTGTAGTCCTTGCCGGAGATGCCGCCCACCCAGGCGTTGGGGTCGTAGGTCGGGTTGGAGGCCATGGCGACCACGCGGCCGGTCTTCGACTCCATCACGACCACGGCGCCGGCGTCGGCCTTGTAGGTGGTGCCGGTGTTGCGGTCGTGGACCTTGCGGGCCTCCTTCATCGCCAGCGCCAGTTCCTTCTCGGCGACCGCCTGGACCCGGGCGTCGATGCTGGTGACGACGTGCGAGCCGGGTTCGGCGCGGTCGCTCTCCGCCTTGCCGATGACCCGGCCGAGGTTGTCCACCTCGTACCGGGTGACGCCGGCCTTGCCGCGCAGCTGGGCGTCGTAGGAGCGCTCCAGTCCGGAGCGGCCGATCTGGTCCGAGCGCAGCAGCGGCGATTCGCTGTCCTCGGCCTTCTTGATCTCCTCGTCGGTCACCGGGGAGAGGTAGCCCAGCACCTGGGCGGCGTTGGCGTCGCCGGGGGCGGCGTAGCGGCGCACCGGGGTGGGCTCGGCGCTGATGCCGGGGAAGTCCTCGGCGCGCTCGCGGATCTGGAGGGCCTGCTGGGTGGTGGCCTCGTCGGTGATCGGGATGGGCTGGTAGGGCGAGCCGTTCCAGCAGGGCTGGGGGGTCTGGGCGTCGCAGAGCCGGACCTTGTCCATGACCTCCTTGGGGGTCATGTCCAGGACGCCGGCCAGCCGGGTCAGCACGGCCTCGCCGTCGTCGGCCATCTTCATCAGGTCGGTGCGGCTGGCCGAGACCACCAGGCGGGTCTCGTTGTCGGCCAGCGGGATGCCGCGGGCGTCGAGTATCGAGCCGCGGGTGGCGGGCTGGATGACCTGCTGCACGTGGTTGCTGGCGGCCTCGTCGGCGTACTCGTCACCGTTGCGGATCTGGAGGTACCACAGGCGTCCGCCGAGGGTGAGCAGGAGGGAGAAGACGAGGATCTGGATCGCGACGAGGCGGACGGTGATCCGGGTCGTCCGCCCGGTCTCCGGAATGTTACTCATGGCGCGAAGCGCCTCCACTGAGGGCGGTGGCGGGCTGGGGGTCCCGGGAGGGCGGGCCGCGGGGCCGGGGGTGGCGGTGCGGGTGTCCGGGGAGGTGGTGCGGGGCGTCCGGTGGGCGGAGGTAGCCCAGCACCTGGGCGGCGTTGGCGTCGCCGGGGGCGGCGTAGCGGGCCGGGCGGTGTTCACAGCCGCTTGACCCCCTTGACCTTGATGCCGCCCGGCTTGGTCGGCCGGCCCTTGGTCAGCAGTCCGCCGCGGCTGCCGTTGCGGGCGGCCTTGCCCAGGCGGGTGCCGCGGGCGGTGCGCCGGGAGGGGGTGAGCCACCGGTGGCCGGTGTCGCCGCCGGTGCCGGTGCCGGTGCCGCCGGTGCTGTCCACCCGCGGGTCGTGGTCGGTGCGGCGGGCGACGGCCATGATGAGCGGCACGGTGAAAGGCGCCAGCAGCAGGTCGTACAGGGCGGCGGTGAACAGCAGCTCGGCCAGGCCGGCGTGGCCCCCGGCGTCGTCGCCGACGAGGGAACCCACCCCGGCGTACAGCAGGGTGGAGCCGATGGCGGCGGCCACCACCACCAGCATCGGGCCGGTGGCGGAGCGCAGCTGGCCGGTCTCCGGCCGGGCGAGGCCGGCCAGGTAGCCGATGACGCACAGCACCAGGGCGTAGCGCCCGGCGGCGTGGTCGGCGGGCGGTGCGAAGTCGGCGAGCAGGCCGGCGGCGAAGCCGATCAGCGCGCCGCCGGTGTGCCCGTAGACGAGGGCGAGGCCGAGCACCACCAGGAGCAGCAGGTCGGGGACGGCGCCGGGCAGGTTGAGCCGGGCCAGCACGCTGACCTGGGCGACGAGGGCGACGACCACGAGCAGGGTCGACAGCAGGATGCGGTTCAGGCGCAGCATCGGTCAGCTCCTGGTGGCGGCGTTACGGCCGGGCGGGGTGGCCGCGTCGGTCGCCTTCTTCGGCTTGGGACCGGCCTTGCGCGCGGGCGCGGGATCGGCCGGGCGGGGCGGCAGCACGGAGTCGCGGGGGTTGTCCCGCGGCGGCCTGGTGACCACGCCGACGATGTCCAGCTTGGTGAAGCCGACGTAGGGGCGGACCTGCACGGTCCGGGTCAGGCCGCCGTCCAGGGTGTCCACCCGGACGATCTCGCCGACCGGGACGCCGGGGACGAACGGCCGGTCGCCGCGCGAGCCGAAGGTGACGAGCCGGTCGCCCTTCTTCACCTTGGCCTTGCCGTTGAGCAGCTGGACCCGCAGCGGGCCGTCGCCCTGCCCGTTGGCGAAGCCGATCTCGCCGGACTTCTCCATCCGGGTGCCGACGGTGAAGTCCGGGTCGGTGGCGAGCAGCACGGTGGCGGTGGAGCGCCCGACCGTGGTGACCCGGCCGACCAGGCCGTCGCCGTTGATGACGGTCATGTCGCGGCGGATGCCGTCCTTGCTGCCGACGTCGATGGTGACCGTCCAGGAGAAGCCCTGGGTGCTGCCGATGGCGATGACCTCGGCGCCGGTGATGCCGTACTGCCCGCGGCCGGCGGTGGCCATCAGACGGTCGAACTCGGCGGCGCGGGCGCGGTTGCGCTCGTCGCTGCCGAGGCGCTGCTTGAGCTCGGCGTTCTCGCGTTCGAGATCACTGATGCGGTCGTGGCGTTCGTCGGAGTCGCGTACCGCGGCGATGGCGTTGCCGACCGGGTCGACGACCCCGGCGACGCCCTCCTCCACCGGCCCGAGAACGGAGGCGGCGGTCTCCCGGGCACCGTCGAGGGGCGAGTCCTCGCCGCCTCTGATATCGACCGTGATCAGTGCGAACGCGATGGCGACCAGCAGCACCAGGAGCAGTCGGCTCTCTCGTGTGTCCCTCACGTGCGGCGACGTGCCTTCCTCGTAGGAGTCGGAACCTCATGCCTGTACGACGGCGTTCCGCCGGACCGCCTCACCGGCGTCGTCACGGCGGAACACGGCGGTGACCGGTGCGGTCACCTGCGGGGCTGGGCGTCCAGCACCTGCTGCAGCGCCTCGAACTCCTCGACGCACTTGCCGGACCCGAGGGCGACGGAGTCCAGCGGGTCCTCGGCGATGTGGATGGGCATGCCGGTCTCGGCGCGCAGCCGCTCGTCCAGGCCGCGCAGCAGGGCGCCGCCGCCGGTGAGGACGATGCCGCGGTCCATCACGTCGCCGGACAGTTCCGGCGGGCACTTGTCGAGCGTGGTCTTGACCGCGTCCACGATGGCGTTGACCGGTTCCTCCATCGCCTTGCGGACCTCGGCGGCGGAGATCACCACGGTCTTGGGGAGCCCGCTGACCAGGTCGCGGCCCCGGATCTCGGTGTGCTCCTCCTGCACGGTCTCGTACGCCGAGCCGATGGTGATCTTGATGTTCTCGGCGGTGCGTTCGCCGAGGAGGAGGCTGTACTCCTTCTTGACGTGCTGGATGATCGCGTTGTCCAGCTCGTCGCCGGCCACCCGGATGGACTGGGCGGTGACGATGCCGCCGAGGGAGATCACGGCGACCTCGGTGGTGCCGCCGCCGATGTCCACGACCATGTTGCCGGTGGCCTCGTGGACCGGCAGGCCGGAGCCGATCGCGGCGGCCATCGGCTCCTCGATGATGTGCACCTGACGGGCGCCGGCCTGGGTGGAGGCCTCGATCACGGCACGGCGCTCGACGCCGGTGATGCCGGACGGCACGCAGACCACCACCCGCGGGCGGGCCAGGTAGCGCCGCTTGTGGATCTTCAGGATGAAGTAGCGGAGCATGCGCTCGGTGATCTCGAAGTCCGCGATCACGCCGTCCTTGAGCGGGCGGACCGCGACGATGTTGCCAGGAGTCCGGCCGATCATCTTCTTCGCCTCGGCGCCCACGGCGAGGATTCCGCCGGTGTTGGTGTTGATGGCGACGACTGACGGCTCGTTGAGGACGATCCCGCGACCCCTGACGTACACCAGCGTGTTGGCGGTCCCGAGGTCGACAGCCATGTCACGGCCGATGAACGACATGTTGTTCCCCATGAGGATACGTCTGGCCTTCCCAACTGGAGCGAATGCTTACTTGAGGTCGGCAGGGAGCAGGAGTGGTGCGCTGCGAGGCGCGGAAGCTTTCATCGTAGTCTCGGTCACCGGGCCACGATGCGAGGGTCCTCCGCCATTGTCGGCCCATTGTCCGCGGAAGAGGGCTCCGCCTCCTCCTATCAGGACGTCGTGTCGGGGTGTCGCGTTCCCCCGATCGGCCCGCGAAACACCGGAGGGCGACCGTTTCGCCGCCGGTCGCCCCCGGTCAGAGGCGGTTCGGAGCCTGACGTACCGTCAGGCGAGGCCGGGGAAGAAAATCTTGATCTCTCGCTGGGCGGACTCCTCCGAGTCGGAGGCGTGGACCAGGTTCTCCCGCACGATGGTGCCGAAGTCCCCCCGGATGGTCCCGCTCGGCGCCTGGATCGGGTCGGTCGGACCGGCCAGCGCGCGCACGCCCTCGATCACCCGCTCGCCCTCGACGACGAGCGCCACGACCGGGCCGGAGGACATGAACTCGACCAGCGGCTCGTAGAACGGACGGCCGACGTGCTCGGCGTAGTGCTGCTCCAGCAGGTCGCGGCCGAGGGTACGCAGCTCCAGCGCGGTGATGGACCAGTTCGCCTTGCGCTCGATCCGGCCGATGATCTCGCCGACCAGGCCCCGCCGGACGGCGTCGGGCTTGAGGAGGACGAGCGTGCGCTGAGACATGGTGGGGCTCCTGTGTTGGCCTGTTGTAGGGCGGACTGGTCCGGTGCGCCCGAGGCTACAGGGGCGGGCTCACCGCCCCGAACCCGGCACGGCCCCGCCCCTCCGGCCCGGTCCCGCCGCCTCACCCCTCGCCGGCCCGTCGCCGGCCACGCGGCCGCGGGACGGGCGGTCCGGCACCGGGCGGACGGTCCGGCACGGTCGGCCGACGGACGGTGGTCACGGGACGGGCGGCACGGCTCGGCGCGGGCCCGGGGAGCCGGGCGTCCGGCCGGTACGGCACGGGCGCGGCTCCCCCGACGTCCCCGCCGGTACGGCGCGGGCGCGCCCGCCGGTGCCGGCGCGACACGCGACGGCGGTACGGCGCGGGCGCGCCGCGCGACGGCGGCGCCGGGGAGCCGGACGGGGCCGATGGGGCGGGCGGTCCCGCGGAACCGGGGACGCCGGCCACGGGCCGGAACGCCTCACCCGGCCACGGACCGGAGGGCCGGGACGGGCGCCCCCCGCGGGGGCGCCCCGCGGGCTCAGGCCTGCGACGGCTGCGAGGCCTCGGCGGCGTCGGCGGCCTGGGCGGCGAACCGGGCCCTGGCCTCGTCCACCTTCCGGCCGAAGTGGACCGAGGCCCACCACAGGCCGGCGAACACCACGCCCAGGAAGTACATCATCGGCACCACCAGACCGCTCAGTATCAGCGCGATCTGGAGCGCCCAGCCGACCTGCACCGCGCCCGGGCGGTTGATCATCCCGCACAGCAGCAGGCACAGCACCATGGCGGTGCCGCTCACCGCCCACACGGTGCCGGTCGCCAGGTCGGAGGTCCTCATGGCGACCAGCCCGGCGAAGCCGATCACCAGGAGTTCACCGATCAGGGTGCTCGCACAGAGCGTCCGCATCGCCTCAGCCCTTCCCCAGCAGCAGCCGTGCCTCGCCGACGGTGATCACCGAGCCGGTGACCAGCACCCCGGCCCCGGCGAACTCGCCCTCCTCCTCGGCGAGCGTGATCGCCGCCTCCAGCGCGTCGTCCAGCCGCGGCTCCACCTGGACCCGGTCCGCGCCGAACACCTCCACCGCGACCTGCGCCAGGGCGTCCACGTCCATCGCCCGGTGGCTGGAGTTCCGCGTCACCACCACCTCGGCGAAGATCGGTTCGAACGCCTCCAGGAAGCCCCGGACGTCCTTGTCGCCGCTGGCCCCGACCACCCCGACGAGCCGGCTGAAGCCGAACGCCTCGGTGACCGCCGCGGCGGTGGCCTGCGCCCCCGCCGGGTTGTGCGCGGCGTCCAGCACCACGGTGGGGCTGCGGCGCACCACCTCCAGCCGGCCCGGGGAGGTCACCGACGCGAAGGCGCGGCGGACGGTGTCGAGGTCCAGGGTGCGGGCGTGCTGGGAGCCGATGCCGAAGAACGCCTCCACCGCCGCCAGCGCCACCGCCGCGTTGTGCGCCTGGTGGGCGCCGTGCAGCGGCAGGAAGACCTCCGGGTACTCGCCGCCCAGCCCGCGCAGCGTCAGCAGCTGCCCGCCGACCGCGACCTCGCGGCTGAGCACGCCGAACTCCAGCCCTTCCCGGGCCACCGTGGCGTCCACCTCGACGGCGCGCCGCAGCAGCACCGACGCGGCGTCCACCGGCTGCTGGGCGAGCACCGCGGTGGCGTCCTTCTTGATGATCCCGGCCTTCTCGACCGCGATCTGCTCCGGGGTGGTGCCCAGCCGGTCGGTGTGGTCCAGCGCTATGGGCGTGACCACCGCGACGCTGCCGTCGATCACGTTGGTGGCGTCCCAGGTGCCGCCCATGCCGACCTCGACCACCGCGATGTCCACCGGGGCGTCGGCGAACGCGGCGAACGCCATGGCGGTGAGCACCTCGAAGAAGGAGAGGCGGTACTCCTGCCGGGCGTCCACCATCTCGATGTACGGCTTGATGTCCCGGTAGGTGTCGACGAAGCGCTCGGCGGAGATCGGCGCCCCGTCCAGGCTGATCCGCTCGGTCACCGACTGCACGTGCGGGCTGGTGTAGCGGCCGGTGCGCAGCTCGAAGGCGCCCAGCAGCGACTCGATCATGCGAGCGGTGCTGGTCTTGCCGTTGGTGCCGGTGATGTGGATGGAGGGGTAGGCGCGCTGCGGGGAGCCGAGGATG
It contains:
- a CDS encoding DUF4233 domain-containing protein, with the protein product MRTLCASTLIGELLVIGFAGLVAMRTSDLATGTVWAVSGTAMVLCLLLCGMINRPGAVQVGWALQIALILSGLVVPMMYFLGVVFAGLWWASVHFGRKVDEARARFAAQAADAAEASQPSQA
- the mrdA gene encoding penicillin-binding protein 2 — translated: MSNIPETGRTTRITVRLVAIQILVFSLLLTLGGRLWYLQIRNGDEYADEAASNHVQQVIQPATRGSILDARGIPLADNETRLVVSASRTDLMKMADDGEAVLTRLAGVLDMTPKEVMDKVRLCDAQTPQPCWNGSPYQPIPITDEATTQQALQIRERAEDFPGISAEPTPVRRYAAPGDANAAQVLGYLSPVTDEEIKKAEDSESPLLRSDQIGRSGLERSYDAQLRGKAGVTRYEVDNLGRVIGKAESDRAEPGSHVVTSIDARVQAVAEKELALAMKEARKVHDRNTGTTYKADAGAVVVMESKTGRVVAMASNPTYDPNAWVGGISGKDYKRLTGDDSNYPLLNRAIQGQAAPGSIFKVIPTTAAVNAGYTFEGPYPCPSSYSIGGQVFKNFESAGHGSISLGKALEVSCDTVYYSLAHQEWRKDGGSDPKKNPADWFYKTAHQFGLGKETGIDLPNEVTGRVPDRKWKRDYWKANQKTWCKDGKKDGDYAERIAYENCLEGMKMRAGDSVNYSIGQGDTLVTPIQMASIYAAISNGGTLHKPTVGKAIISADGKKVREIKPQVRGKLPMDAPTRKKINEALAGVATRGTAAWRFVGWPQDKIPMHAKTGTAEVYGKQTTSWFATYTKDYTIVMTISQGGTGSGASGPAVRNIYNALYGVDKQGKIDRKKALLPQPQAKLPRIERDGTIESLPFGRTYKAVGLGGGKPQ
- the mreD gene encoding rod shape-determining protein MreD, which gives rise to MRLNRILLSTLLVVVALVAQVSVLARLNLPGAVPDLLLLVVLGLALVYGHTGGALIGFAAGLLADFAPPADHAAGRYALVLCVIGYLAGLARPETGQLRSATGPMLVVVAAAIGSTLLYAGVGSLVGDDAGGHAGLAELLFTAALYDLLLAPFTVPLIMAVARRTDHDPRVDSTGGTGTGTGGDTGHRWLTPSRRTARGTRLGKAARNGSRGGLLTKGRPTKPGGIKVKGVKRL
- the ndk gene encoding nucleoside-diphosphate kinase; this translates as MSQRTLVLLKPDAVRRGLVGEIIGRIERKANWSITALELRTLGRDLLEQHYAEHVGRPFYEPLVEFMSSGPVVALVVEGERVIEGVRALAGPTDPIQAPSGTIRGDFGTIVRENLVHASDSEESAQREIKIFFPGLA
- a CDS encoding rod shape-determining protein gives rise to the protein MSFIGRDMAVDLGTANTLVYVRGRGIVLNEPSVVAINTNTGGILAVGAEAKKMIGRTPGNIVAVRPLKDGVIADFEITERMLRYFILKIHKRRYLARPRVVVCVPSGITGVERRAVIEASTQAGARQVHIIEEPMAAAIGSGLPVHEATGNMVVDIGGGTTEVAVISLGGIVTAQSIRVAGDELDNAIIQHVKKEYSLLLGERTAENIKITIGSAYETVQEEHTEIRGRDLVSGLPKTVVISAAEVRKAMEEPVNAIVDAVKTTLDKCPPELSGDVMDRGIVLTGGGALLRGLDERLRAETGMPIHIAEDPLDSVALGSGKCVEEFEALQQVLDAQPRR
- the mreC gene encoding rod shape-determining protein MreC, whose product is MRDTRESRLLLVLLVAIAFALITVDIRGGEDSPLDGARETAASVLGPVEEGVAGVVDPVGNAIAAVRDSDERHDRISDLERENAELKQRLGSDERNRARAAEFDRLMATAGRGQYGITGAEVIAIGSTQGFSWTVTIDVGSKDGIRRDMTVINGDGLVGRVTTVGRSTATVLLATDPDFTVGTRMEKSGEIGFANGQGDGPLRVQLLNGKAKVKKGDRLVTFGSRGDRPFVPGVPVGEIVRVDTLDGGLTRTVQVRPYVGFTKLDIVGVVTRPPRDNPRDSVLPPRPADPAPARKAGPKPKKATDAATPPGRNAATRS